The Xylanibacillus composti sequence TATACATGCTGGCGCATCTGGAAGGCGGGTATCAGGTCCAGGGTGAGCTTCGTGACGATGCCAATGGCGCCCAGATTAACCGCAGCCCCGGCAAAGTCCGGATGGTTGCCGCGAGATAGTGTGACCGTCTCGCCGTCGGCCTTCGCCACTTCCAGCGAAGCGACGACCGTGGCGAGATTGCCGTTCTGGTCGCCGGAACCGTGTGTAGCTGTCGCGCAGGCGCCTGCTACCGTAATGTGCGGCAGTGAGGCCAAATTGTGCAGGGCATAGCCTGCCTGATGCAAGTATTGGCACAACTCCCCATAGCGGATGCCGCCCTCCACGGTGATTTGATGCTTCTCGCGATCCAGGGCGATGATGCGATTCAGCTTCTCCAGCGAGATGTGGCTGCCGGTGCAATCGGCTATTTCATTGAAGGAATGGCGGCTGCCCAGCGTCTTGATCTGCCCGCTTCGCGCGACCCACTCCTGCACTTGCTCCACATGCTCCGGGACAAGGCACTCCTTGGCTTGGTAACGGAGGTTGCCCGCCCAGTTTCGATCCTTCATTCGGGATCACCTCATATATTGGCTTTTCTATGATTGTAGGACATGGCACGCTTTCGGACAAGACTTGCAGTAGGAACCGCTTGCCATGTAAGTGAGGCAGCAGGTTTGTCGAATGCGAATGAGCTGGTCGTCTACCTGCCTCTTATCCGTGTAAAACTTGGCAAGCGGCTGCTTTTGCGCGGTGCCGAACAAGCGGAAGTCCGCATGCAGCACATAGTCCAAATCCTCGCGAACTCTCTTCATCACGTCTTCCGGCAAATCCGAGTGCAAGAGAGTCTCGTACAGCCAGTACAGATAGATCGCTGTATTCTCCCAAAGCACTTGCTTGGAGATGGAAGCTGTCTCGGAGAGCAGGCTCCACAAGGGATGCAGGTGATCGGCGAATACGGCTTGAATCAGGGTGTCCCGCAGGAGCTCCCGCTCTGCCGCAGATTCGGGTACAGTGACGGTGTCCGGAACACCCAGTCTGGGAAGCCAGTGCTCCTCGGAGTCGGACGGTTCAAGATACAGCCGGTCACTGTGCAGCTGCAAGGATTTGTTCCATACGGAGAAGCTATAGAACGCGGGAACGGTCAACAAATAGCCATATCGCTTGGCGAAGATGGATGCGGCTGTGCGCAGATCAGGGGCTTTCAGCACGTCTTGCGCCTTCGCCAAGAATGGTCTCAGTTCATGCGGACGGAATAAGGAAGCGGCAGCGAGAGACAAGTCGCTCTCTCCCAGTCGCTCCAACGCTACACGATAATCGGACAGCACTCTTCGTTCGTCCGCTGTTAACGGCATGATCTTCATTCTGTTCACCTGCTTGTGTCGGT is a genomic window containing:
- a CDS encoding IucA/IucC family C-terminal-domain containing protein gives rise to the protein MKIMPLTADERRVLSDYRVALERLGESDLSLAAASLFRPHELRPFLAKAQDVLKAPDLRTAASIFAKRYGYLLTVPAFYSFSVWNKSLQLHSDRLYLEPSDSEEHWLPRLGVPDTVTVPESAAERELLRDTLIQAVFADHLHPLWSLLSETASISKQVLWENTAIYLYWLYETLLHSDLPEDVMKRVREDLDYVLHADFRLFGTAQKQPLAKFYTDKRQVDDQLIRIRQTCCLTYMASGSYCKSCPKACHVLQS